ACCGTGCAGTCGAGGACGCGGGCCGTGTCCTCCAGGCTCAGGTCCAGGTAGTGCCGGAGCACCACCGCGGCCCGCTGCCGGGCCGGCACGGCGTCGAGCGCCGCCCGTAGGCGCATCCGCTCGTCGGTCCCGCCGGCCGGGTCCCGGAGCGCGACGTCGGGCATGGCGTCGCCGGCCGACCGCTCACGCCGCCAGGGGCGGCGGGTCTCGTCGACCGCGGCCCGATAGACCATGGTCTTGACGTACAGATCGGGCCGTTCCAGCTTCCGCCACCGCGGATAGAGCTTGACCAGCGCGTTGGCCACGGCGTCCTCCGCCGTGTGCCAGTCGCCGCAGGTCATGTACGCCAGCTTCCGCAGCGACGCCATCTGTGACGTCACGAACTCGCGGAATGCTTGCTCGTCTTCGGCTCTCACGTCGCCTGCCTCCTCGTGACGGAGGTAGAACGGAGGCGGCCCGCCGGAAAGTTGCACCGGGTGCGGAAATTTTGTCGCCGCTTCGCGCTACTCGGCCGGCTCCCTGCGGGCCGGGCCGGCGATCGAGTAGGCGACCAGCCCACCGACGGCGAACACCGCCGCCGTCAGCGCGGCGACCCGGCTGCCGGGTGGCTGGCCCTGCCACGTCGCGGCCGCCCCCCAGGTGCCGCCCTGCGGGTAGAGGGCCGCGACGGTGGTCCAGGCCAGCGGCAGGAACCACGACCGGGCGGTGCCGAACGTCGTCGCGCCGAGCGCGGTCAACCCGAGCAGGCCGGCGGCGTCGCGGGCCACCAGGGCGGCGGGTCCGAACCGGGCGCCGGTGTGCCGAGTGGCGAGCAGCGCCGCCAGGACGACCAGGAAAGCGGCGAGCAGATGCGCCGCGCGCCGCCAGGGCCAACGCATCGACGCGGTCCGGTCCAGGTTCTCGTCCGGGCCGCCGAGGGTGGACGCGAGCGCCGCGACCATCAGCACGACGGTCATGACGACGGTCATCGCGCTGGCGTCCCGCTCCTCGGCGAACGCCAGCCACAGCGCCCAGACCACGGCCACGCCGCCGATGGCCGCGGCCAGGGCCAGGGGTACGCGCCGGGAACGCAGGTACAGCAGCGTCCCGGTCACCCGGCCCTCCCGGAGAGCAGTCCGGCGGGGTCCTGGCAGGTCCGGAGCGCGTCGCGGACGGCCGTGACCCGGGCCAGCGCCTCGCCGTCGGGCAGCTCACGCAGCCCGCGCCACAGGGTGACCGCCTCGGGGTTGATCCCGGGATCCTCCTCGACCAGACCGGGCACCAGCCCGACGTCGGACCGCGGCTCGCGGCCCAGGAGCCAGGCGGCTGCCGCGCGTTCGACCACGTCGTTGCGGTTGCGGCACTGCCCGTCGTACCCGACTCCCAGCCCCCTGACGACCTCCGGCGCCACGGCGGCCGGG
The genomic region above belongs to Micromonospora sp. WMMD1128 and contains:
- a CDS encoding SigE family RNA polymerase sigma factor — translated: MTSQMASLRKLAYMTCGDWHTAEDAVANALVKLYPRWRKLERPDLYVKTMVYRAAVDETRRPWRRERSAGDAMPDVALRDPAGGTDERMRLRAALDAVPARQRAAVVLRHYLDLSLEDTARVLDCTVGTAKSQVSRGLAKLRESLGGEHVNLTGKPMEEWTNAVA